ACCGCGAACTTCGTCATGATGATGAGGAAGACGAAGAGGTTGTCGACCGAGAGGCTCTTCTCGGTCACGTACCCGGCGAAGTACTCGGTGCCGTGGTCCCAGCCCCACACGATGCCGAGCCCGATGCCGAACACGATCGCCAGCACGATGTAGACCGTCGACCACGTCGCGGCCTCACGGAACGACGGCGCGTGCGGCGTGCGGACGTGCGCGAAGAAGTCGAACACGAGCATCCCGACGATCGCGACACCTGTCGCGATCCAGACCCACAGGTCCACGGACATGGATCACCCTCCGGTACAGACGACTGAGTACCGGAGGTCTCTCCCACCCGGTGCTGACCGGGCCGACGGCCCCGGGCCGGCTACGGAGGCGACCGTGATGACGGGGGCGTCGTGTCGGGATACTCCCCTCCACTGCGTGCGCCAGCATAGGTCATCAGTCCCACACGCACAGCACGGGACGGGGGTGCGGCGCGTCACGCCACGCAGAACTCGTTCCCCTCGGGGTCCGCCATGACCACCCACGCGCCCTCGCGCGGGTCGTCGACCTCGCGCAGCACCATCCCGCCGGCGGCCACCAGCGCCTCCGCGTGCTGCCGCGCCGCGGCGAGCTTCGCCGCCCGGTCCTGCCGGTCCACGCCCTGCGCGTCGGACCAGCGCACGTCCAGGTGCACGCGGTTCTTGACGACCTTGTCCTCCGGGACCTTCTGGAAGAACACCCGGGGGCCGGCCCCGGCGGGGTCGACGATCGCGTAGGCGGGGTCCCGGTCGTCGTCCGGGCCGATCCCCCACGCGTCCATCGCCTCGTCCCAGCTCGCGAACGGCGGCGGGGGCGGCTCCTCGACGTAGTCGAGCGCGGCGATCCAGAACCGGCCGAGCGCGCTGGGGTGGTGGCAGTCGATCACGACCTGGACCTGCAGGGACATGGCGGCCTCCGAGGACGGGCGGGTGGGGCGGACGGGGTCAGGCCGTCGCGGCGTGCATCTGCCGGAGCTCCTTCTTGAGCCCCGAGATCTCGTCCCGCAGCCGGGCCGCCAGCTCGAACTGCAGCTCCCCCGCCGCGGCGTGCATCTGGTCCGACAGCTCCTGGATGAGGTCCGCGAGCTCGCCCGCGGCGGCACCGGCGAGCTTCGTGCGCTCGGTGGCCGGCTGCGCCTTGGAGCCGAGCCCGGGGACGGGCGCCTTGCCGCGGCTGGACTGCCGGCCGTTGCCGCCGAGCAGCTCGGCGGTGTCGGCGTCCTCGCGCGCGAGCAGGTCGGTGATGTCGCCGATGCGCTTGCGCAGCGGCTGCGGGTCGATGCCGTGCGCGGTGTTGTACGCGATCTGCTTCTCGCGCCGGCGCTCGGTCTCCTCGATGGCGAGGGCCATGCCGGGCGTGATCTTGTCGGCGTACATGTGCACCTGGCCGGACACGTTGCGCGCCGCTCGGCCGATGGTCTGGATCAGCGACTTGCCGGAGCGCAGGAAGCCCTCCTTGTCGGCGTCGAGGATCGCGACGAGCGACACCTCGGGCAGGTCCAGGCCCTCGCGCAGCAGGTTGATGCCGACCAGCACGTCGTACTCGCCCATCCGCAGCTCGCGCAGCAGCTCGACGCGCCGCAGCGTGTCCACCTCGGAGTGCAGGTACCGCACCCGGACGCCCTTCTCCAGGAAGTAGTCCGTGAGGTCCTCGGCCATCTTCTTGGTGAGCGTCGTGACCAGCACGCGCTCGTCCTTCTCGACGCGCTGGCGGATCTCGTCGAGCAGGTCGTCGATCTGTCCCTTGGTCGGCTTGACGACGACCTCGGGGTCGACCAGCCCGGTGGGCCGGATGATCTGCTCGACGACCCCGTCGGACTGGGCGAGCTCGTAGTCGCCCGGGGTGGCGGACAGGTAGACCGTCTGCCCGATGCGCTCGACGAACTCCTCCCACCGCAGGGGGCGGTTGTCCATGGCGCTCGGCAGCCGGAAGCCGAAGTCGACGAGGTTCCGCTTGCGCGACATGTCGCCCTCGTACATCGCGCCGATCTGCGGGACGGTCACGTGCGACTCGTCGATGACGAGCAGGAAGTCCTCGGGGAAGTAGTCCAGGAGGGTGTTCGGCGCGGTGCCGGCGGCACGGCCGTCGATGTGCCGCGAGTAGTTCTCGATGCCGGAGCACGACCCGATCTGCCGCATCATCTCGATGTCGTAGGTCGTGCGCATGCGCAGGCGCTGCGCCTCGAGCAGCTTGTTCTGCCGCTCGAGCTCCGCCAGACGCTGCTCGAGCTCGAGCTCGATGCCGCTGATCGCGCGCTCCATGCGCTCCGGACCCGCGACGTAGTGCGTCGCGGGGAACACGTGGACCTGCCGCTCCTCGCGCACCACGTCGCCGGTCAGCGGGTGCAGCGTCTGGATGGCCTCGATCTCGTCGCCGAAGAACTCGATGCGGATCGCGAGCTCCTCGTACACCGGGATGATCTCCACGGTGTCGCCGCGCACGCGGAACGTGCCGCGCGTGAAGGCCATGTCGTTGCGCGCGTACTGCATCGACACGAACTGCCGCAGCAGCTGGTCGCGGTCCACCTGGTCACCGACGTCGAGCGTGACCATGCGGTCGACGTACTCCTGCGGGGTGCCGAGGCCGTAGATGCAGGACACCGACGCGACGACCACGACGTCGCGCCGCGTCAGCAGGGACGACGTCGCGGAGTGCCGGAGCCGCTCGACCTCGTCGTTGATGGACGAGTCCTTCTCGATGTAGGTGTCCGTCTGCGCGATGTACGCCTCGGGCTGGTAGTAGTCGTAGTACGAGACGAAGTACTCGACCGCGTTGTTCGGCAGCAGCTCCCGGAACTCGTTCGCGAGCTGGGCGGCGAGCGTCTTGTTGGGCGCCATGACGAGCGTCGGGCGTTGGAGCCGCTCGATCAGCCAGGCCGTCGTGGCGGACTTGCCGGTACCCGTGGCGCCGAGCAGGGTGACGTCCTTCTCCCCCGCCCGGATGCGGCGCGCGAGCTCGTCGATCGCGGCCGGCTGGTCGCCGGAGGGGCGGTAGTCGGACACCACCTCGAAGGGGGCGACGGTGCGCTGCAGGTCGGTCACGGGACGCATGCGTCCACCGTACGTCCGGGGTCCGACACGCGCCCCGGCCGGGGCGCCGGGTTCGCGCAGGGCGTGCGGTCGCGACGCACCCCGCGCGGCCGCGCCGGACGGCTCAGGCCAGCGTGCCCGCCGCGATCGGGACGTCCTGCGTCGTCCGCAGCGCGGCCCGCACCACGGCCCCGAGGCCCGTCGCGGCGCTGCCCGCGTCGAGCGACGCGCTCCCGGCGGGCACCTGCTCGGGCAGCCGCGGCACGTGCACGAAGCCGCCGCGCGCCCCGGGCACCCGGCCCCCGGCGAGCTGGTCGGCCAGCGCGTACGCGACCGTGTTGCACACGTACGTCCCCGCGGTGTTCGACACCTCGCCCGGCACCCCGGCCTCCAGCACCGCCGCGAGGCACGCCTTCACCGGCAGCGACGACAGGTGCGCGACCGGCCCGCCGGGCACGACCGGCACGTCCACCGGCTGGTCGCCGTCCTCGTCGGGGATCCGCGCGTCCTGCACGTTGACGGCGACGCGCTCCACCCCGACGGCCGACCGCCCGCCGGCCTCCCCCACGCACACGACGAGGTCCGGCCGGACCTGCGCGAGCAGCTCGGCGAGCCGCCGCGGCGCCCGGGCGAACGACACCGGCAGCAGCGCCGTGACGAGCACGGCCCCCTCGTCGGTCTCGGACCAGCCGCCCGCGACCGCGCGGACCGCCGCCCAGGACGCGTTCACCGGCTGTCCCTCGAAGGGCTCGAACCCGGTCAGCAGGACCGTCGCGGTCACGGGGCGTCGACCTCGCGCTCGTCCCGGCGCTCCGCGGCGAGCCGGTCCCACAGGGCGTCGACCTGGGCCTCCAGGTCCGCCGGGGCGCCCGAGCCGTCGAGCACGACGTCCGCGGCGGCCTCGCGCTCGGCGTCCGTCGCCTGGGCGGCGATGCGCCGCTCGGCCTCCGCCCGGTCCATGCCCCGCGTCCGCACGAGCCGCTCCGCCCGCAGCAGCGCGGGCGCCTGCACGAGGACGACCAGGTGGAACGACCCCGCGTACCCCGACTCCACGAGCAGCGGGATGTCGTGCACGACCACGGCGCCGGCGTCCGCGGCGGCGGCCGCCGCCTCGCGCTCCGCCGCGAGCCGCCGCACCACGGGGTGCACGACGGCGTTGAGCCGCTCGCGGGCCTCCGGGTCGGCGAACACGACCGTCGCGAGGGCGGGGCGGTCGAGCGTGCCGTCCGGCGCCAGGACGCCGTCGCCGAAGGCCTCCACGACCTCGGCGAGGCCGGGCGTGCCCGGCGCCACCGCCTCCCGGGCCAGGACGTCGTAGTCGATCACGACCGCCCCGCGCTGCTCGAGCCGCGTCGCGGCGACGGACTTGCCCGCGGCGATCCCTCCGGTCAGGCCGATGCGCTGCATGACCCCATCGTGCCGTGCCGCGACGCCTCGCCGCACCCGGGGTCGGCCCCGGCGTCCGGGCGGCCGGGCGTCAGCGGACCTCGAAGCCCCGCTCCCGCAGGTGCGCCTTGACCGCGCCGACCGTCAGCGTGCCGAAGTGGAACACGCTGGCCGCGAGGACGGCGTCGGCGCCCGTCGCGGCCGCCTCCGCGAAGTGCTCGACGGTCCCCGCGCCGCCGCTGGCGATGAGCGGCACCCGCACCTCCCGCCGGACCGCCCGCAGCATCTCCAGGTCGAAGCCCGCGGTGGTGCCGTCGGCGTCCATCGAGTTGAGCAGGATCTCCCCGGCGCCCAGCTCCGCGGCCCGGGCGGCCCAGGCCACGGCGTCGATGCCCGTGCCGCGGCGCCCGCCGTGCGTGGTGACCTCGTACCCCGAGTCGGTGCGGACGTCCCCGGTCACGCGCCGCGCGTCCACCGAGAGCGTGAGCACCTGGGAGCCGAACCGCTCGGCGATCTCGGCGATCAGCTCCGGCCGCGCGATCGCCGCGGTGTTGACCCCCACCTTGTCGGCGCCGGCGCGCAGCAGCCGGTCGACGTCGTCCGCGGAGCGCACGCCGCCGCCGACGGTCAGCGGCACGAACACCTGCTCGGCGGTGCGGCGCACCACGTCGTACGTCGTCTCGCGGTCCGAGGACGACGCGGACACGTCGAGGAACGTCACCTCGTCGGCGCCCTCGCGGTCGTACCGGCGGGCGAGCTCGACGGGGTCGCCCGCGTCCCGCAGGTTCTCGAAGTTGACGCCCTTGACCACCCGGCCGGCGTCGACGTCCAGGCACGGGACCACCCGCAGCGCGACGGACACGGCTCACTCCCCCCCGGTCGCGTCGTCGCCGGCGTCGTCGGACGCGGGCGCGCGGGTCGCGAGCAGGTCGATGACGAAGACGATGGTCTGCCCGGCGAGCTCCTCGCTCTGCGTCGCGCCGAGCGCGTACGCCGGCGGCACGACGAGCATCACCTGGCTGCCGACGGTCTGCTCGACCAGCGCCTCCGACCACGCCGGGACGTCGTCCAGCGAGAACGTCGAGGGGCTGCCCGTGGTCCACGTCGAGTCGAACGGCTCGCCGGTCGCCCAGACGAACCCGGTGAACTGCACCGTCACGACGTCGCCCTCGGACACCTGGGGGCCGGTCCCGCGGAGCAGCGGCTGGACGACCAGGTCGGGCGGCGGCTCCGTCCCGGTCGGCGTGATCGACGGCGCGCCGTCGGCGTCGAGCTGCACGGCGGGGACACCCTCGCGCGGCTCGACGGGCTCGCCGTCCGCCCGCACCGGCAGGACGTCCAGCACGGTCACCGTCGGGTAGG
This is a stretch of genomic DNA from Cellulomonas sp. ES6. It encodes these proteins:
- a CDS encoding VOC family protein — encoded protein: MSLQVQVVIDCHHPSALGRFWIAALDYVEEPPPPPFASWDEAMDAWGIGPDDDRDPAYAIVDPAGAGPRVFFQKVPEDKVVKNRVHLDVRWSDAQGVDRQDRAAKLAAARQHAEALVAAGGMVLREVDDPREGAWVVMADPEGNEFCVA
- the uvrB gene encoding excinuclease ABC subunit UvrB gives rise to the protein MRPVTDLQRTVAPFEVVSDYRPSGDQPAAIDELARRIRAGEKDVTLLGATGTGKSATTAWLIERLQRPTLVMAPNKTLAAQLANEFRELLPNNAVEYFVSYYDYYQPEAYIAQTDTYIEKDSSINDEVERLRHSATSSLLTRRDVVVVASVSCIYGLGTPQEYVDRMVTLDVGDQVDRDQLLRQFVSMQYARNDMAFTRGTFRVRGDTVEIIPVYEELAIRIEFFGDEIEAIQTLHPLTGDVVREERQVHVFPATHYVAGPERMERAISGIELELEQRLAELERQNKLLEAQRLRMRTTYDIEMMRQIGSCSGIENYSRHIDGRAAGTAPNTLLDYFPEDFLLVIDESHVTVPQIGAMYEGDMSRKRNLVDFGFRLPSAMDNRPLRWEEFVERIGQTVYLSATPGDYELAQSDGVVEQIIRPTGLVDPEVVVKPTKGQIDDLLDEIRQRVEKDERVLVTTLTKKMAEDLTDYFLEKGVRVRYLHSEVDTLRRVELLRELRMGEYDVLVGINLLREGLDLPEVSLVAILDADKEGFLRSGKSLIQTIGRAARNVSGQVHMYADKITPGMALAIEETERRREKQIAYNTAHGIDPQPLRKRIGDITDLLAREDADTAELLGGNGRQSSRGKAPVPGLGSKAQPATERTKLAGAAAGELADLIQELSDQMHAAAGELQFELAARLRDEISGLKKELRQMHAATA
- the pcp gene encoding pyroglutamyl-peptidase I, which translates into the protein MTATVLLTGFEPFEGQPVNASWAAVRAVAGGWSETDEGAVLVTALLPVSFARAPRRLAELLAQVRPDLVVCVGEAGGRSAVGVERVAVNVQDARIPDEDGDQPVDVPVVPGGPVAHLSSLPVKACLAAVLEAGVPGEVSNTAGTYVCNTVAYALADQLAGGRVPGARGGFVHVPRLPEQVPAGSASLDAGSAATGLGAVVRAALRTTQDVPIAAGTLA
- the coaE gene encoding dephospho-CoA kinase, encoding MQRIGLTGGIAAGKSVAATRLEQRGAVVIDYDVLAREAVAPGTPGLAEVVEAFGDGVLAPDGTLDRPALATVVFADPEARERLNAVVHPVVRRLAAEREAAAAAADAGAVVVHDIPLLVESGYAGSFHLVVLVQAPALLRAERLVRTRGMDRAEAERRIAAQATDAEREAAADVVLDGSGAPADLEAQVDALWDRLAAERRDEREVDAP
- the hisF gene encoding imidazole glycerol phosphate synthase subunit HisF, which encodes MSVALRVVPCLDVDAGRVVKGVNFENLRDAGDPVELARRYDREGADEVTFLDVSASSSDRETTYDVVRRTAEQVFVPLTVGGGVRSADDVDRLLRAGADKVGVNTAAIARPELIAEIAERFGSQVLTLSVDARRVTGDVRTDSGYEVTTHGGRRGTGIDAVAWAARAAELGAGEILLNSMDADGTTAGFDLEMLRAVRREVRVPLIASGGAGTVEHFAEAAATGADAVLAASVFHFGTLTVGAVKAHLRERGFEVR
- a CDS encoding FKBP-type peptidyl-prolyl cis-trans isomerase, with amino-acid sequence MRRLVAACAAAALLLAGCASQEPEPPEVVVSGDAGQAPTVTYRTPLRVAEPLHEVVWEGTGPELEDGRPVLLDFWLEDASDATLVKESYSSSPTPRLLTEEDLGKDLYATLSGQRVGARLLQISPASDTGSSSYPTVTVLDVLPVRADGEPVEPREGVPAVQLDADGAPSITPTGTEPPPDLVVQPLLRGTGPQVSEGDVVTVQFTGFVWATGEPFDSTWTTGSPSTFSLDDVPAWSEALVEQTVGSQVMLVVPPAYALGATQSEELAGQTIVFVIDLLATRAPASDDAGDDATGGE